One Deltaproteobacteria bacterium DNA window includes the following coding sequences:
- a CDS encoding type II toxin-antitoxin system VapC family toxin translates to MADISLLLDTDVLIDLFRGSPQAAEWFAGHGNSVIGIPVIVWMELLQGARDRMEQQRIEQRLAILPIEHICADDSRHAASWFAAYRLSHGVGMLDCLIAAAALRTAVPIYTFNLSHFAPIPGIDARQPYARASG, encoded by the coding sequence ATGGCTGACATCTCGCTGCTGCTCGATACCGACGTCTTGATCGACCTCTTCCGCGGCAGTCCACAGGCTGCCGAGTGGTTTGCCGGGCACGGCAACAGCGTCATCGGTATTCCCGTCATCGTATGGATGGAGTTGTTGCAAGGTGCGCGTGACCGAATGGAGCAGCAGCGCATCGAACAGCGGCTGGCGATCCTGCCCATCGAGCACATCTGCGCCGACGACTCGCGTCATGCGGCCAGCTGGTTTGCAGCTTATCGTCTCAGCCATGGCGTCGGTATGCTCGACTGTCTGATCGCCGCGGCTGCGCTCCGAACCGCGGTGCCGATCTACACATTCAACCTCAGTCACTTCGCACCCATCCCCGGCATTGACGCGCGCCAGCCGTACGCGCGAGCGTCCGGATGA